The Erythrobacter sp. SDW2 region GTCGCCAAGTGCCGCACCGCGCTCGCCCATGTCGGGTGTACCGGTGAAGATCTCGACGCCGTGCCCGGCGCGGGCAAAGGCGCGGGCAAGCCGCAGCATCACCGTCTGGCCGCCACCCTTGCGGATGTTGAGCCCGTCGAAGGCGATCCTCATGGCCGCGCTCCTTCAAGCCCGCCGATCATGGCGCTCCAGCGGTCCAGCACCGCGGGACGGTCTAGCTTGGTGGCGAACCATTCCGATGCCTTGCCGCGCATGGCGGGAAGATGTGCCCGCTCATCGCCGATTCGGCAAATCGCGGCGGCAATCGCTGCCGGATCGCGCGGTGCGACCCAGCCGAGACCGTTGTCGGCCACCATCCGGGCGAGCTGGCTCTCCGGCTCGACCACGCACAGCAGCGGCAGGCCGAGGCCGAGATAGGTCAGCGTCTTGGACGGGAAGGCCAGCCGGTAGAGGCCGGGCTCGAGGCTGACGATGCCGACATCGGCTGCGGCAATCTCGGCCCGGGCGGCCTCGAACGGGCGGTGGGGTTCGAACACCACCGCGCGCAGACCCGCCGCTTGCGCCTTGAGGCCCGCCAGCGCCTTGCCTTCGCCCATGAAGACCAGCTCGATATCCTGCCGCTGTGCCTCGACCAGCTTCATCGCTTCGACCAGCAGGTCGAGCCCCTGGAACTGGCCGAGGTTGCCGGCGAAGATCAGTCGCACCTTTTCGCGCACCGGAGGCGGGGGCAGGGCTGCCTTCGCGTCTTCGCCCGCGAAGTTCTCCAGCATGAAATTGTTGATCACCTCCAGTTCGCCGCGCGGGCTGGCGAGCCCACGCACGGTCGCCGCCATATCGTCCGACAGTGCCACCAGCACATCGGCATGGGCGCGGTTGCGGCGCTCAATGCCGGACAGCATGCGGTCGAGCAGGCCGCCTTCCTTCCAGATCCCGCTGTGCCCGCCCAGCTCGGGGTACAGGTCCTGGCAGTGGTAGAGGAATTTGGCGCCGAACAACGCTGCGATCCACCGCCCGATCATCCCTTGCGCAACGGGCGGGATCGTGGCGGTCCAGACAAGGTCATAGCGCTCGCCCTTGAGCCGCCGCCACAGCGCCTTGAGCAGCAGGCGGATCGGGAATGCCAGCTTGTCGAGAACCCGCACGGGTCCGATACGCCGGAAACCGGGCAGCACGCCGAACCGCTCCACCCTGATACCGTCCACCATCTCGCGGCGCCGCATGCGGAGGGCAAGATCACTCTGCTTGTAGCTCGGCTCCTGCGTCCAGATCGTCACCTCGTGGCCTTCGGTCGCCAGCCGCCGTGCGATGCTACGCAGCATCGAGGCGTAAGGCGGACTGTCGGGCCAGAAATGGCGGTAGAGGATGAGGATCTTCACCGGCCTAGCGCCTCGCCACTGTCTGCCAGATCATCGCGATGTCACGGGCAAGGCTGTAATGGTGGAGATAATCGCGATTGATCGCGACCTTGTCGGGCCAGATGACCTCGCGGTTGTAGGCCTCTGGATCGTCAGCCTCGGAGAGAAGCTGTTCCTCGTTGCGGTATTTGAGCGTGGCGGGGCCAGTGATGCCCGGGCGCAGCTCCAGTACTTCACGGTCTGCGCCTTCAAGCGTATCGGCAAAGCCCGCGACATCGGGGCGGGGGCCGACGAAGCTCATCTCGCCCTTCACCACGTTCCACAGCTGCGGCAGTTCGTCGATCTTCCAGCGGCGCAGCCTGGCGCCGAGCGGGGTGATGCGGGCATCTCCGACTGTCGTCACAGATGTTCCTTCGACCGCGCGCATGGTGCGGATCTTGTAGACAGTGAAGGGTCGGCCATGGCGCCCGATCCGCTGTTGGCGGAAGATGCCGCTGGCCCCGGTGTCGCGCCGTGCCAGCATGGCCGCAATGGCGATCACCGGCGCGCTGACGACCAGCCCCGGCGCTGCCAGCGCGAGGTCGAAGGCCCGCTTGGTAAACCGTTGCGCCGGGCTCATCGCCGCGAACCTCAGATGTAGTCGTGCATGCGGATGCCGTCCCAGCCGTTGGACAGCCGGGCGGTGCCGAGGATCAGCTTGACCACGCGTTCGGAGGTATTGGTAATCGCGTAGTCCTCCGGGATCGGGCAATGTTCGCCCGCCGCCTCCCGTGCGGCGTGGATCTTGGTCACCAGCTCGACCGCTTCGCCGATGGTGCCCGCATCGAGCCCGGTGACGACGATATTGCCGGTGTCCATCGCCTCGGGGCGCTCGATTGCGTCGCGCGGGGTGATGGCGGGAAAATCGAGGATCGAGCTTTCCTCGGCAATTGTGCCGCTGTCGCTGATGGCGCAGAAGGCGTTCATCTGCAGGTGGTTGTAATCGTGGAAGCCGAACGGCTTGAGGTCGCGCACGCGGCTGTCGAACTTCACGTCCATCGCGTCGAGCCGCTTGCGGGTGCGTGGGTGGGTCGAGACGATCACCGGCACGTCATAGCGCGCGGCGAGGCCGTTCAATGCCTCGACCAGCTGCGCCAGCCGCGGCTTGCTGTCGACATTCTCCTCGCGGTGGAGCGAGACGATGAAATACTTAGCCTTCTCCAGCCCCAGCTGGCCCAGGATAGCCGAGGCTTCGATCTGCGAACGGTAGGTCTCCAGCACTTCGCGCATGGGCGAGCCGGTCAGATAGACCCGGCGGTGCTGCATGCCTTCGCTCAGCAGATGGCGGCGGGCGTGCTCGGTATAGACCAGGTTGAAGTCGCTGATGTGGTCGACCAGCCGGCGGTTGGTCTCCTCCGGCACATTACGGTCGAAGCTGCGGTTGCCGGCCTCCATGTGATAGACCGGGATCTTCATCCGCCGGGCCATGATCGCGGCGATGGCGCTGTTGGTATCGCCCAGCACCAGCAGCGCATCCGGCCGGTGTTCCTTCAGTTCCTTCTCGGTCTCGATCAGGATGCCGCCCAGCACCGCGCCAAGGCTGGAGGTGTCGACGCCGAGAAAATTGTCCGGCTTGCGCACGCCGAGGTCGCTGAAGAACACCTCGTTGAGCTCGTAGTCCCAGTTCTGCCCGGTGTGGACGATGCGGTGCTCGGTATGCTCGTCGAGCCGCGCCATGACCCGGCTGAGGCGGATGATTTCGGGGCGGGTGCCGAGGACGGTGGTGACTTTGAGTTTCGTCATGGAAGCTTGCTCCTAGGCGTCCTCAGACCGGGTCGGCATAGGTGTCGGGATTGGCGGGGTCGAACATGCGGTGCGACCAGAAGAAGGTGATGACCTCTTCGTCGCCGACGTTCTCGATATTGTGGGTGTGGAGCGGGATCTGGTCGATCGCGGCGGGTTCGTCGCCCGAGACGCGGAACTCGTGGACCTCGTCGGTCAGCACCTTGCGGATGCGGATTACCGCTTCGCCCTTCACCACCAGGAACCGCTCGATCAGGTCGTAGTGGAAGTGATCGCCACGCGTCTTGCCGGGGTGGGTGGTTGAAAGGAAGGTGTGGCTGGCATTGCCGCCCTTGGCGCTCTCGAACAGCCTGCCGCGATGGTCCTCGTTGACCTTGAGCCTGAACGGATAATGCGCCGGATAGGCGGCGGTGCGGTAGCTGTTGAACAGCGCCAGGTCGAACGGGTCGGAAACGTCCGGGATGATGTTGCCGATGTAGAGCGCGTGGAAGCGCTTGAGCTTCTCGTAGAGCTCGACCACCCCGGTGTCGCGGCCATGCGGCGCCAGCTTGCCGACCCTGCCGTGCAGCACCGCGTCGATCGCCATCTGTGCCGCCTCGCCGGCATGGAGCAGCTGGACGCGGCCTTCGGGGTTGAGCGTCGGCTCCCCGCCCTGCCAGATCTGGTCGATCAGCGTGGCGGTGACATTGTTGTAATAGGGCTTGGCGCATTCGCCGAAGATATGCGGCAGCACCAGGTCGGTGAACTTGGGTGCGAACGCCGCCAGCAGTTCGCCCGCGATCCGCTTCGAGCGGCCATAGAAAGTGTCATGCGCAGCATGGGTCGAATTGGCATAGACGACATGCGGGGCGATCCCTGCTGCCTCGCAACCCGCGATCAGTTGGCGGGCGATGGCCGGGTTGCCTGCCTCGACCTCGGCTTCCTCGCCGCGGTTGATCCCGGCGAAGTGGAGAATCGCCTCGACGCCCTGCAATGCGTCGGCCAGCGCGGCAGTGTCCTCGAAGGTGGCCCGGTCGATCTGCACCAATTCATGCTCGGGATCCTCGCCGCGATAGCGCGCGGCGCAGGCCTGGGCGTGGATCCGGGCCGCGGCGTGCCAGCCGAGCAGGCCCTTCGCCCCGGTGACGGCGATCTTCATCGCGCGGCCTGCCAGCTTTCCAGCTCCGCCCGCACTTCGGGCAGCGACAGCAGCAATTCCTTCACGCCCTCCACGGTCAGCCGCTCGGCATTGTGCGAATGGAAATCCTCCTGCGGCGGTTTGTGTTCGGTGTCGCCTTCGGAGAAATAGGCCGAATAGTTGAGATCGCGCTCGTCGAGCTGCAGCCGCCAGTATTCGCCCAGATCCTCCGCCGTCGCCAGTTCCTGCTGGCTGGCGAGGGTTTCGTAGAGTTTCTCGGCATGGCGCCAGCCGATCACCTTGACCTCGTGGTCCGGTACTTCGAACAGTTCGAGCAGCGCGGTGACAAGGTCCTCGATGGTCGAGGCCGGGGCCTTCTTGATGAACAGATCGCCCTGCCGCGCCTGGGCGAAGGCGAAGCGGACCAGCTCGACGCTATCGCGCAGCGGCATCAGGAAGCGGGTCATCTTCGGCTCGGTCACCGTGATCGGATCGCCCGCCTTGATCTGCCTGATGAACAGCGGGATCACGCTGCCGCGCGAATACATCACATTGCCATAGCGGACGCAGGAGATCGTCGTCCCGCCCGCCCCCACTTCGCGCGCGGCGGCCTGGGCGTGCTTTTCCATCATCGCCTTGGACATGCCCATGGCATTGATCGGCTGCACCGCCTTGTCGGTCGAGAGGCAGACGAGGCTCTGCACCCCGGCCTCGATCGAGGCGCGAATGACGTTTTCCGAACCGATGATATTGGTCCGCACCGCTTCCAGCGGGAAGAATTCGCAACTCGGCACCTGTTTGAGCGCCGCGGCATGGAACACCGCATCGACGCCTTTCAGCGCCCGCTCGACGCTGCCGCGGTCCCGTATGTCGCCGATGTAATAGCGCACCCGCGGATCGCGCAGGGCATTGCGCAGCGCGTCCTGCTTTTCTTCATCGCGGCTGAGGATGCGCACTTCGGGCACGCCGTCGTCGAGCAGCGCCCGCAGCATGGTTTTGCCGAACGAGCCGGTGCCGCCGGTGATAAGGATGGAATTGAGGCTCATCGATGTCCCGTCAGTGATACCTGGCGTGTTTCGATGCGGCCCTAAACGCCCCTCCCCCCAATGGGAAGGGCGCATTTGTTACATCGGGCGCGATTGGCCGTGATAGGCGCAGTACCATTCGACAAACCGAGGCACGCCGACGTCGACGGCGGTAGTCGGCGCATAACCGAGGTCGCGCTGGATCGCGCCGATATCGGCATAGGTCTTGTGCACGTCGCCCGGCTGCATCGGCAGCATTTCGAGCTCGGCCTTGCGCCCGCAGGCCTGCTCCAGCACTTCGATGACACGCATCAGATGCTCGCTTCGATTGTTGCCGATGTTGTAGAGCGCATGCGGCTTCACCGAGCCGCCGGCCTTTTCCTCCCCGTCATTGGCAGGTGGATGGTCGAGCGCGGCGACGACGCCCGAAACGATATCGTCGATATAGGTGAAGTCGCGGTACATATCGCCGTGATTGAACACCGGGATGCTCTCTCCCGCGAGGATGCGGCGGGTAAAGTTCCACAGCATCATGTCGGGCCGGCCCCAGGGGCCATAGACCGTGAAAAAGCGCAGGCCCGTCAACGGCAGGCGGAAGAGGTGCGCGTAGGTCTCGCTCATCAGCTCGTCGGCGCGTTTTGTCGCGGCATAGAGCGAGACGGGGTGATCGGCCCGGTCCTCGACCGCGAAGGGCAACTTGGCGTTGCCGCCATAGACCGAGCTGGAGCTGGCATAGACCATATGCGCCGCGCCCCGGTGCCGGGCGATCTCCAGCAGGTTCAGGTGCCCGACCAGATTGGACTGCACATAGGCATGCGGGTTCTCGATCGAATAGCGCACCCCCGCTTGCGCTCCGAGATGGACGATCCGCTCGAACGGCTCGTCCGCCAGTGTCCGTGCCAGCAGCGCGTAGTCGGCGAAATCGAGCTTGTGGAAGACGAAGCGCTCACCCCCCTCGCCACGCAGGCGGGCGAGACGAGCTTCCTTGAGGCTGACCTGGTAGTAGTCGTTGAGATTGTCGATCCCGACGACTTCGTCCCCGCGCGCCAGCAGGCGGGCTGCGAGTTCCGCGCCGATAAAGCCCGCTACCCCGGTAATCAGTACGCGCATCGTGTTCCTTTCGACCCCGGGCTGCCCGTTGACAGCTAGGGGTGCCCGCCGCTTCTAGCGGCAAGTCGTGAAAGTCAGCTTACGGTGATATCCGGGGCGTCTTCCTGCTTCATCCCGACAACGTGATAGCCGCCATCGACATGGTGGGTCTCGCCGGTCACACCGGAGGAGAGGTCGGAAAGGAAGTAAAGCCCCGAACCGCCGACATCCTCGATCGTGATATTGCGCCGCAGCGGCGAGTTGTATTCGTTCCATTTGAGGATGTAGCGGAAGTCGCCGATCCCGCTCGCCGCCAGCGTCTTGACCGGGCCCGCGCTGATCGCGTTGACGCGGATGTTCTGCGGGCCGAGATCGTTGGCAAGATACTTCACGCTCGTCTCCAGCGCCGCCTTGGCGACGCCCATGACGTTGTAATGCGGGATGACCTTTTCCGCGCCGTAATAGGTCAGCGTCACGATGCTGCCGCCGTTGGGCATCATTTCCGCCGCCCGCTTGGCGACGGCCACCAGGCTGTATGCCGAGATGTTCATGGTCATCAGGAAATTCTCGAGGCTGGTGTCGACATACTTCCCGCGCAGTTCGTTCTTGTCGGAAAAGCCGATCGCGTGGACCACGAAATCGATCGTCTCCCACCGGCGCTTCAGCGTATCGAAGGCGCGGTCGAGTGCTTCCATATCCGACACGTCGCAATCGAAGCAGAAATCGCTGCCGAGCTGTTCGGCCAGCGGAACAACCCGCTTCGCCAGCGCTTCGCCCTGATAGGAGAAAGCCAGCTCGGCCCCGTGCTCGGCCAGCTTCTGGGCGATACCCCAGGCGAGCGACTTGTCGTTGGCGAGCCCCATGATGAGCCCGCGCTTGCCTGCCATCAGACCGGTCATATCCAGATTACTCCCTGCCCATCATTCTTGGATCGCATGGCCTTCGACCCCGGTCTTGTCGGCGCGGTCGCTTTCTTCCTCGGGCGTCTCGGCCAGCGCCGCATTCAATTCCGCGCCGATAACGACCCCGAGCCCGACAAGCCAGAAAAAGAACATCGCGACCATGATCCCCGCCAGCGAGCCGTAGGTCAGATCGTATGAAAAGAACCGTGCGAGAACAATGGGCATGGCGAGCGTGACCGCGATCCACCAGACTGTGACGAGCAATGCGCCCGGCCACTTGGGATAGCGTTTTCCGCGATACTTGGCCGGGGTCAGCGTAAGAAACAGCAGGAAGATCGATCCGTACAATCCCAGCGCGGGGACCAGCCGGGACAGCGTCAATTCGCTCAGAATGTTCGCCAGCTGGGGCACGTAGGCGCCGATGAACTGTTGCGCCGCAGTGATCATGAAGCTGGCGATCAGGGACAGCATCAGCAGCAGCACTGCTCCAACGATCACCCCCATCGAAAGCAGGCGGTATTGCCAGAAGGCCCTCACAGCGTGGGTGCCGTAGGCGCGGCGCAGGATATCGCGGATGGTCTCGATCAGGCTGCCGACGGTCCACAGGCCGACCGCGCCCCCGATCCACAACAACCAACCGCTCCGGGCGTCGAGAACTTCGCGCGCCACGGGCCCGATCGTTCTGGCGACGGTGGGCGGCAAGGCCCGCAGGACCGCATCCAGCGTGGCCGCCCGCTCGCTGTTCTCGCCAACAAAGGAGAAAATCGCGGCGCCGGTGATGAAAAACGGGAATATCGCAATCATCGCCAGATAGGCGAGATTGCCGGCGTGGATGAACCCGTCGTTATAGGTGCCGACCGCGACCCTTTTGAACACCTCGAAGGCGCGCGTGCCGGGGCCGACTTCGCGGACTATCCGGCCTTGCAGGCTCGCCTCGTGGCGGCGCGCCTCGGGGGTCGGAGACTGGACTTCACGTTCCTCGGGGTCGGGAATGTCATCCTCGGGGATACGGCCCTCCCTTTCCGGCTGGTGCGGCTAGACACCTAGAATGACGCGCGGATTGGCCGAATCGTTCCAGTCTTTCAACCTCTCGCTGAGTTCGGTGAGGTCTTCGGGCAGGCTGATTTCCAGCTTGACCAGCTGGTCGCCGCGCTTGCCCGACTTGTCGCTGAAGCCCTTGCCGCCCAGCCGCATGACTGTGCCGCCCGACGTGCCGGGTTTGATGGTCAGCATCACCGGCCCATCGACCGTGGGCACCTTGACCTTGGCCCCGTGGACCGCCTCACTGAGCGTCAGCGGCAGGTCGAGCCGGACGTTGTTGCCGTCGCGCTCGAAGAACTTGTGTGGCTCGACGGTGATGGTGACGATCCCGTCGCCGGCTCCGCCCGGGCCCTGTTCGCCCTTGCCCTTGAGCCGCATCTGGGTGCCGTCCTCGACCCCGGCCGGGAGCTTCAGATCGATGGTCTTGCCATCGGCCAGAGTGATCCGCTGGTCGCGCCGGGTCGCCGCGTCGACGAAAGGCACCTTGAGCCGGTAAGCGATGTCGCCGCCCTTGCGCGGCGGTGGCGGGCTGCGCCGACCGAACGGCGAACCGCTGCTGCGGGCACGGCCGCCCCCGCCGCCGAACAGCCCGTCGAATATGTCGCCGAGGTCGATGTCGTCGGTGCCGAAGCCCTGGAAATCCTCGGGCCGGTACTGCCGCTGGCCGCCCCCGCCTCCGAAGCCACCACGACCCATCCCGGAGAAGGGATTGGCCGGGTTGCCGTCGGCGTCGATCTCGCCGCGGTCGAACTGTGCCCGCCTGGCCTTGTCGGACAGCAGGTCATAGGCCTGCGTCACCTTGGAGAACCGCTCGGCGGCGTCGGGCTTGTCCTTGTTGCGATCGGGATGCAGCTCCTTGGCGAGCTTGCGATAGGCGCTCTTGATCTCCGCCTCGGTGGCGGTGCGCGATACGCCAAGGGTGGAATAGGGATCGGCCATGCTGTGTTAGCTAGGTGTAACAGTGGACAGGTGCAAGCATCCCTTTACCGTGCGTTCCAGCCGGTTATGGAACCGTGAAGGATCGAACGGGAGGCCGCATTGGCGGAAGCAAACGGAAAACGCGCGCTGATCACCGGTGTCACCGGACAGGACGGGGCCTATCTCGCGCGGCTGCTGCTGGAGAAAGGCTATGAGGTCCACGGGCTCAAGCGGCGTTCCTCCAGCTTCAACACCGGCCGGATCGAGGACATCTACCAGGATCCGCACGAACCCGATCCGCGCCTGATCCTGCACTATGGCGACATGACCGATGCGACCAACCTCATCCGCATCGTGCAGGAGAGCAAGCCACACGAGATCTACAATCTCGCGGCGCAAAGCCATGTCCAGGTCAGCTTCGAGACGCCCGAATACACCGCCAATGCCGATGCCATCGGGCCGCTGCGCCTGCTGGAGGCGATCCGCATCCTCGGGCTGGAGCAGCACACGAGATTCTACCAGGCCTCGACCTCGGAGCTGTACGGACTGGTGCAGGAAGTACCGCAAAGCGAGCGTACGCCGTTCTATCCGCGTAGCCCCTATGGCGTGGCCAAGCTCTATGGCTACTGGATCGTGGTCAATTACCGCGAGGCTTACGGCATGCATGCCTCCAACGGCATCCTGTTCAATCACGAAAGCCCGCTGCGCGGCGAGACCTTCGTCACCCGCAAGATCACCCGCGCGGCGGCGGCGATTTCGCTCGGGCGGCAGGACCGGCTCTATCTCGGCAACCTCGATGCCAAGCGCGACTGGGGCCATGCCCGCGAATATGCCGAAGGGATGTGGCGGATGCTGCAGCAGGATGTGCCCGACGATTACGTGCTGGCGACCGGTGTGACGACTTCGGTGCGCGATTTCACCCGCTGGGCCTTCGAGGATGCGGGGATCACGCTCGAATTCAGCGGTGAGGGCGTCGACGAGAAAGGCATCTGCGCTGCCACCGGCAAGGTGCTGGTCGAGGTCGACCCGCGTTATTTCCGCCCCGCCGAGGTCGATTTGCTGATCGGTGATGCCGGCAAGGCGCGCGAAAAGCTCGGCTGGGTCCCGCAAATGGGCGTGCGCGATCTCGCGCGGGAGATGGTCGCTGCCGATCTCGAGGTGATGCGGGCGGACACCATCGCCAAGGACTAGCGTGCCGCTACGTCGGCTGGGTGAGCAACGCCCTGCCCGAAGTGCAGGTGATGGACGCGATATCGTCGACCAGAGCGCAGGATCCGGCAGGAACAGCCGCGCCCGCGACGGTGTAATCGCCTTCGATCGGGATCAGCAGCAAGCGGTCCCGATATCGCGCCATGGTTTGCTCGCCGGGCACACCGGCGATCCGGTCGAGCCGGAAGTGTCGGCCCTCGTGCAAGGTGCGTTCATCCCATGGTCGCCCGCCGTCGCGGGCGCGCTTGGCGTAAGTCTCACGCTTCGCCACCGCCAGCGCCTCGTCAAGATGCAGCGGGCGCGGGCGACCGTAGTCATAGAGGCGATAGGTGATGTCCGAATTCTGCTGCACCTCGATCAGCGAGATACCCGGGCCGATGGCATGGATCGTTCCCGCTGGCAGGTAGAAGAAGTCCCCCGGCGCAACTTCGTGCCAGGTGAGCATCTGCTCGATCGAACCATCGAGCGCCGCTGCGCGCAGGGCATCCTCGCTGACCTCTTCGGCGAGCCCGATGGCGAGTTGCGCGCCCGGTTCGGCATCGAGGATGATCCAGCACTCCTCCTTGCCGCGCATGCCCTCGGGAGCCTGCGCGTCGCTCGGGTGGACCTGGACCGAGAGCTTCTCGCTGGTGAACAGGTATTTGACCAGCAGGTCAGGCAGCTCGGCAGGCGGATCGAACCAGATTTCCCCGATGCGTGTGTCGCTGTCATCGGCGAAGGGGGCGGGCAGTTGTTCGCGGCCCCAGACCTTTTCGACCCTGTGGGTAGGCAGCAATTGCATCACTGGCCCTTGGCTCCCGGCAACTTGCCGACGCTCTGTGCGCCTTCACGGGACATCACCAGCACTTCGTCACCATCGACCACCACGATGATGTCGCTGAGGCCGACGACGGAGACGCGCGGGCCGTCGCTGTCGATCACGACATTGGCGGCATCGAGCAGGTCGGCGCGCCCTACAGATTTCTCACCGCGCGCTTCGACCAGCGCCTGCCAGTTGCCGATATCGGACCAGCCCATCGCCACCGGCACCATCGCCTTGCGGCCAGTGGGTTCCATCACGGCGTAGTCGATGCTGTCGCCTTCGATGGCGGCGAAGGCAACGCTGTCTGGCCGAAACGCACCGCCGGTTTCGGAGCCCCCTGCCACAGCCTTGGCGACAGCTGCTGCCATGGCCGGGCGATGCGCGGCGAGTTCTTCGAGCAAGCGGCCGGCGGTGAACAGGAAAATTCCGCCGTTCCAGCTGTATCCGCCATCGGCGAGGAAGCCTTGCGCGGTTGGGAGATCGGGCTTCTCCACGAAGCGGTCGATCCTGTATCCCCCCGCGAGCGGTTCGCCGCGCTTGATGTAGCCGTAGCCGGTCTCCGGTCGCTCGGCGGCGATACCCATGCTGACCAGCCAGCCTGAGCGGGCCAGCCCTGCCCCGACTTCAGCCGCCGCGACAAATGGGGCAGTATCGGCGATGTAGTGATCGCTCGGGCACACCAGCATCACGGCATCGGCCGGTAGACGATGTGCCGCGAGTGCGATGGCTGGCGCGGTGTTGCGACCCATCGGTTCGGCCACCACCGACAGGCCTGCACCGCCCTGTTCGCGGATCAGCGGCAAATACGCTTCGCCTGTCACCACCATCGGTGCGGCAAAGCGGGCCGTGTCGGCGACACGATCGAGCGTCTGTTGGAACAGCGTCCGTTCGCCCAGCAGCGGCAGGAACGGCTTCGGCTTCGCCGGCCGGCTGCGCGGCCACAGCCGCGTGCCGCCGCCGCCGCACAAAATGACAGGATGGATCAGGGCATTCATTGCCCAGCCCGTTACCACAAATTCTCCCAAGAAAAGGTGTCATTGCAGTGCATGGGTGACGGGAGTAGGCGCGTCGATGAAGGAAACAGGCCCATGACACCGCTCGAAACCAGCGAAATTCCCGATACCGATCCCATCGCACTGTTCGCTGCCTGGATGGCCGAAGCCCGCGCCAGCGAGATCAACGATTCGAACGCCATGGCGCTGGCGACGGCGACGCCCGAAGGCGTTCCTTCGGTGCGGATGGTGCTGCTGAAGGATCACGGGCCGCAGGGCTTCACCTTCTATACCAATGCGGAAAGCCGCAAGGGGCAGGAGATCCGCGCCAATGCCCGCGCCGCGCTGCTGTTCCACTGGAAGAGCCTGCGCCGCCAGATCCGCATCGAAGGTCCGCTGAGCGAAGTCGCACCGGAGGTGGCGGACGAGTATTTCCATTCGCGGGCGCGCGATTCGCAATTCGGCGCCGTCGCTTCCGACCAGTCGCGCCCGCTCCCTGACCGGCGGGTTTTTGTCGATCGCTTTGCCGAGGCACAGGCGCGTTTCGGCGATGGCGAGATCGAGCGTCCCAGGCACTGGACCGGCTTCACCGTCACGCCGGAACGGATCGAGTTCTGGCAGGACCGGCCCAACCGTCTGCACGATCGTCGCCAGTTCGTCCGTTCGGGCGGGGGCTGGACCAGCACCTTGCTCTACCCATGAGCGAGAACCGCCACCTGCTTGCCCGAAGCGCTGCCGTGGCATCGATCACGGTCGCCGTGATCCTGGTGATGCTCAAGACCTGGGCGACGCTGCGCACCGGCTCGACCGCCATGCTCGGCAGTCTCGCCGATTCGGCGCTCGACCTCATCGCCAGCCTGGCGACGCTGGTCGGGGTCTGGATCGCTTCGCAGCCAGCCGATGACAACCATCGCTTCGGGCACGGCAAGGCCGAGGCGCTGGCGGCGATTTTCCAGGTCATGCTGATCGCGCTCTCGGCCTCGGGCATCGCCTTTCGCGCCGTCAGCAAGCTGATCGAAGGCGGCCGGGTCGAAGCGGCACCCGAGGGCATGGCCGTCTCGGTCATTGCCATTCTCGCCACGCTGCTGCTGCTCGCATGGCAGCGCTATGTCATTGCCCGGACCCGCTCGGTCGCGATCGGGGCCGACCATGTCCACTACCAGTCCGACCTGCTGCTCAACCTGGCGGTCATCGCCGCGCTGGCGCTGGACCAGTATGCCGGTTTCACCAAGGCCGATCCGCTGTTCGGGCTCGCCATTGCCGCATGGCTGCTGTGGGGGGCATGGAATGCGGCGGGCGAAGCGCTCGACCACCTGATGGACAAGGAATGGCCGGAGGAGCGGCGCGAGGCCTTCCTCACCGTGCTGGCCAAGCATCCCGATATCCGCGGCGTGCATGACCTGCGCACCCGCACCAGCGGGGCGGACGATTTCGTGCAATTCCACATGGCGGTCGATCCGCACCTGACGATCGCCGCCGTGCATGATCTGATGGACGATGTCGAAGCCCGCATCGCGCTGGATTTTCCCGATGTCGAAGTGCTGATCCACCCCGACCCTGTCGGCCTGCAGCGCGAAGAAGGCGTTGCGGGAGAAGAACTGCTGCCGGAAACCGCCAAGGGAGTGACTTCGTGAAGATACCTTACTGGCATGTCGATGC contains the following coding sequences:
- a CDS encoding polysaccharide biosynthesis protein; translation: MSLNSILITGGTGSFGKTMLRALLDDGVPEVRILSRDEEKQDALRNALRDPRVRYYIGDIRDRGSVERALKGVDAVFHAAALKQVPSCEFFPLEAVRTNIIGSENVIRASIEAGVQSLVCLSTDKAVQPINAMGMSKAMMEKHAQAAAREVGAGGTTISCVRYGNVMYSRGSVIPLFIRQIKAGDPITVTEPKMTRFLMPLRDSVELVRFAFAQARQGDLFIKKAPASTIEDLVTALLELFEVPDHEVKVIGWRHAEKLYETLASQQELATAEDLGEYWRLQLDERDLNYSAYFSEGDTEHKPPQEDFHSHNAERLTVEGVKELLLSLPEVRAELESWQAAR
- a CDS encoding glycosyltransferase family 4 protein, encoding MKILILYRHFWPDSPPYASMLRSIARRLATEGHEVTIWTQEPSYKQSDLALRMRRREMVDGIRVERFGVLPGFRRIGPVRVLDKLAFPIRLLLKALWRRLKGERYDLVWTATIPPVAQGMIGRWIAALFGAKFLYHCQDLYPELGGHSGIWKEGGLLDRMLSGIERRNRAHADVLVALSDDMAATVRGLASPRGELEVINNFMLENFAGEDAKAALPPPPVREKVRLIFAGNLGQFQGLDLLVEAMKLVEAQRQDIELVFMGEGKALAGLKAQAAGLRAVVFEPHRPFEAARAEIAAADVGIVSLEPGLYRLAFPSKTLTYLGLGLPLLCVVEPESQLARMVADNGLGWVAPRDPAAIAAAICRIGDERAHLPAMRGKASEWFATKLDRPAVLDRWSAMIGGLEGARP
- a CDS encoding NAD-dependent epimerase/dehydratase family protein → MKIAVTGAKGLLGWHAAARIHAQACAARYRGEDPEHELVQIDRATFEDTAALADALQGVEAILHFAGINRGEEAEVEAGNPAIARQLIAGCEAAGIAPHVVYANSTHAAHDTFYGRSKRIAGELLAAFAPKFTDLVLPHIFGECAKPYYNNVTATLIDQIWQGGEPTLNPEGRVQLLHAGEAAQMAIDAVLHGRVGKLAPHGRDTGVVELYEKLKRFHALYIGNIIPDVSDPFDLALFNSYRTAAYPAHYPFRLKVNEDHRGRLFESAKGGNASHTFLSTTHPGKTRGDHFHYDLIERFLVVKGEAVIRIRKVLTDEVHEFRVSGDEPAAIDQIPLHTHNIENVGDEEVITFFWSHRMFDPANPDTYADPV
- a CDS encoding sugar transferase, with protein sequence MSPAQRFTKRAFDLALAAPGLVVSAPVIAIAAMLARRDTGASGIFRQQRIGRHGRPFTVYKIRTMRAVEGTSVTTVGDARITPLGARLRRWKIDELPQLWNVVKGEMSFVGPRPDVAGFADTLEGADREVLELRPGITGPATLKYRNEEQLLSEADDPEAYNREVIWPDKVAINRDYLHHYSLARDIAMIWQTVARR
- the wecB gene encoding non-hydrolyzing UDP-N-acetylglucosamine 2-epimerase, yielding MTKLKVTTVLGTRPEIIRLSRVMARLDEHTEHRIVHTGQNWDYELNEVFFSDLGVRKPDNFLGVDTSSLGAVLGGILIETEKELKEHRPDALLVLGDTNSAIAAIMARRMKIPVYHMEAGNRSFDRNVPEETNRRLVDHISDFNLVYTEHARRHLLSEGMQHRRVYLTGSPMREVLETYRSQIEASAILGQLGLEKAKYFIVSLHREENVDSKPRLAQLVEALNGLAARYDVPVIVSTHPRTRKRLDAMDVKFDSRVRDLKPFGFHDYNHLQMNAFCAISDSGTIAEESSILDFPAITPRDAIERPEAMDTGNIVVTGLDAGTIGEAVELVTKIHAAREAAGEHCPIPEDYAITNTSERVVKLILGTARLSNGWDGIRMHDYI